A stretch of Paenibacillus mucilaginosus 3016 DNA encodes these proteins:
- a CDS encoding non-ribosomal peptide synthetase, whose protein sequence is MAKKTEIQDIYPLSPMQKGMLFASLAGEDSSAYLEQAEFILRGPLDLQRVQRSWERLLQRHEALRTLFLHQGIAGITEPRQVVLKARPSEVRFEDLSRLSPADAREAVERFKAADKARGFRLDKDPLMRAAVLRTGPEEHTCIWSHHHIIMDGWCLGTVIRDFFRAYHSEEGGGAASTALPSAPPPYSSYIRWLQEQPTEEAGAYWRAYLDGCAQPSYPLGRRSGPSAGIQPQTYAFRLDAALTARLGGLAQSLQVTLNSVVMALWGILLGRYNAADEAVFGTVVSGRPAGLPGVERMVGLFINTVPLRIRTRGLSFAELAREVQRSSLSSEPYHHYPLYEIQKESEAGQELISHVIGFENYPAGEELEPQMEASGLKVEAFRVDERTHYDIDAAVTTGRELGFRLNYNAMRYDPECVRRIEGHLRRAAEAVTADPNMPAHNLDIVTDEEKASLLAPLSAVDSASDGVTAHGWFAEQAARTPERKAVVCGEASLSYMELETAANRLADTLRGSHGAGPGKLVGVLAGPSVHRVTAVLAVLKSGAAFVPIDPGLPFERIRRMTEHARLSVIVSQEEHTALLQELLRKCPELQAGLCLDSQQELEAGAEPAADGGPAAREAKLTPAEAGDSASQPELRDHRGAGEAHAALTAGPRDLAYVIYTSGTTGEPKGVMVEHRSLVNLAQWHIRHFALNAEDRCLLYAGFGFDAAVWELFPPLLAGASLYPLPERLRLDLAGMRQFMEEQGITQAFLPTAIAEPFLEEPAPRQLRLLLTGGDRLKRVRPVPYALHNNYGPTENTVVAASCRVEAGDGPIPIGRPIDGVRAYVLDAEGRLLPAGAPGELCIAGAGLARGYWRDPEQTALRFVPDPFVPGGTMYRSGDRVRWRSDGTLEFLGRTDAQLKIRGHRIEPGEIEARLLLLPAVREAAVVAKEEGAGSPELWAYYTCSGEAPGPVELKRHLAAALPGSMVPSRFVRLLRLPLTPNGKVDRKALALRQDDVPQDTAFAPPRTEMEAKLAALWQEVLGGPAAGIHDSFFERGGDSIKAIQLAARLHKERLRLDVRDLFRYPVLAELAEAITPLDGSPGQSPPQKPASIEQHLSKEEFATWLSELRGGHPGAGIAALYPLTPLQEGMLFHAEYHPQNEAYFEQLRLSLQGPLDLERFRLGASRLAGRHDILRTVFRRTRAGRPLQAVLDGWDVPVRYEDLRELPREEQGRMADILCKEDRRLGFDLAHTPALRFTVLHTGEQTWEVVWSYHHILLDGWCLGILMREFMQLYTTPERALPPAVPYSDFIRWLEERNRDEAARYWTGVLEGCDGPTPVPSLKEGRAKEAGGVYRHRLHEFTPDPVLTERLKTAAATCRTTLNHVIQAAWAILLAKYNHTKDVIFGTVVSGRPAGLPGVEAMVGLFINTIPVRVRFDEVRTLQQLLQRMTLSALDAAAYDWYPLAGMNGGTGASLVSHLCVFENYPLSSGLSGMDRGGVTAVGAELFEQTSYDFNLIVLPHEGLRFKLSYNTEVYDAEEMWRIEGHLLRLLEHMAADPEAELGQLEILPPAEFEEAVVSLNRTAAAYPDGETLISLFETQAQQGPERTALLHGETSVTYGRLNAQGDAAAGALIEAGVMPGDRVALIASRGLPMISGLLGILKAGAAYVPIDPEYPAKRQAHLARHAEARAILTDMRLPFEPDSTVTVIRLDGVSGDREGERAAALRRSLSCAPDDLAYIIYTSGSTGEPKGVRILHRSAVNLIHWVNSTYRVGPEDRLLWVTSLSFDLSVYDLFGMLAAGGSVVIAEKEEVQDPRRLWRLMTEQGITFWDSVPTTMHYLVQSLEEAGGAAPYSLLRLVFLSGDWIPVSLRRRLRAFFPEARTIGLGGATEAAVWSNCHEIGESDEKLRSIPYGRPIANNRYYVLDGFGRPAPPGVPGELYIGGIGVADGYMNDGERTAAAFVPDPFLGAAGSIGTRMYRTGDLGRLRPDGTLEFLGRKDGQAKVRGYRIEPGEIEQALLQLEAVREAVVVTRRAEAGHVQLCAYYTAERAVAASEAKRHLARMLPAYMVPELLMQLESLPLSANGKIDRRALPAPQPAADGFTEPKTPSEARLAAIWRDLLKVEQIDVRADFFQIGGHSLLAAALSARIAERFGVEVPLHLIFRQRTLGELAGGLDALQQLQGGAEESVTRLNGEGDGEAPKVFCFPPVAGYGFEYRALAEKLPAYAWYAFDFLPEAEEDEHRAAAYAARIRRLQPEGPYVLLGYSAGGCLAYETAAALEAEGAEVAGLLILDAERRTRLDPVPDAELFRDTEEQLAAAEERYGGLLSVPSVRREAQARMYAYRRYLHRTVNGAALQAPVHLLLAEGSEVLPSWSGREAGPLTAYQGSGTHMEMLEDPALTSNARLLGEILEAAISSVLI, encoded by the coding sequence ATGGCCAAAAAAACTGAAATCCAAGACATTTATCCTTTGTCTCCCATGCAGAAAGGAATGCTGTTCGCCTCCCTCGCCGGAGAGGATTCATCCGCCTATTTGGAGCAGGCCGAATTCATCCTCCGCGGACCCTTGGACCTGCAGCGGGTTCAGCGCAGCTGGGAGCGGCTCCTGCAGCGCCATGAGGCGCTGCGCACGCTGTTCCTTCACCAAGGCATCGCCGGCATCACGGAGCCGCGGCAGGTCGTGCTGAAGGCCCGCCCCTCCGAGGTGCGTTTCGAGGATCTGTCCCGCCTCAGCCCCGCTGACGCGCGGGAAGCGGTGGAGCGCTTCAAGGCGGCCGACAAGGCCAGAGGCTTCCGGCTCGACAAGGACCCCCTGATGCGAGCCGCCGTACTGCGTACCGGACCGGAGGAGCATACCTGCATCTGGAGCCACCACCACATCATCATGGACGGCTGGTGCCTCGGTACGGTCATTAGAGACTTTTTCCGTGCCTATCACAGCGAAGAGGGCGGGGGTGCAGCCAGTACAGCCTTGCCGTCCGCCCCTCCGCCTTACAGCAGCTACATCCGCTGGCTGCAGGAACAGCCGACGGAAGAGGCAGGCGCCTACTGGAGAGCTTATCTGGACGGCTGCGCGCAGCCGTCCTATCCGCTGGGGCGCCGTTCAGGCCCTTCAGCCGGCATCCAGCCGCAAACCTATGCGTTCCGGCTGGATGCAGCGCTGACCGCCCGGCTCGGCGGCCTTGCCCAAAGCCTGCAGGTGACGCTGAACAGTGTGGTGATGGCCCTGTGGGGGATACTGCTCGGCCGCTATAACGCAGCGGACGAAGCGGTCTTCGGCACGGTCGTATCCGGCCGTCCGGCCGGTCTGCCCGGCGTGGAGCGAATGGTCGGTCTGTTCATCAACACCGTTCCTCTTCGCATCCGGACACGCGGCCTCAGCTTCGCTGAGCTCGCCCGGGAGGTACAGAGGAGCTCCCTGTCTTCGGAGCCCTATCATCATTATCCGCTCTATGAGATTCAGAAGGAGAGCGAGGCGGGCCAGGAGCTCATCTCCCATGTGATCGGGTTCGAGAATTACCCGGCGGGGGAGGAGCTGGAGCCTCAGATGGAGGCTTCCGGGCTGAAGGTCGAGGCATTCCGGGTCGACGAACGGACGCACTATGACATCGATGCGGCGGTCACCACCGGCCGGGAGCTCGGCTTCCGGCTGAACTACAACGCCATGCGGTATGATCCGGAGTGTGTGCGGAGGATCGAAGGCCATCTGCGCCGGGCGGCCGAAGCCGTAACGGCCGATCCGAACATGCCGGCACACAACCTAGATATCGTAACGGACGAGGAAAAAGCTTCGCTGCTTGCCCCCCTCTCAGCTGTAGATTCCGCTTCGGACGGGGTGACGGCTCACGGGTGGTTCGCGGAGCAGGCGGCCCGTACTCCGGAACGTAAGGCCGTCGTCTGCGGCGAGGCTTCGCTGTCCTACATGGAGCTGGAGACGGCGGCGAACCGGCTGGCGGATACCCTTCGGGGAAGTCATGGAGCCGGTCCGGGGAAGCTCGTCGGCGTCCTGGCCGGGCCCTCCGTCCACCGGGTAACGGCGGTGCTTGCGGTGCTGAAAAGCGGGGCGGCGTTCGTGCCGATCGACCCGGGCCTTCCCTTCGAGCGCATCCGCAGGATGACCGAGCATGCCCGGCTCTCCGTGATCGTGTCTCAAGAGGAGCACACCGCCTTACTGCAGGAGCTGCTCCGGAAGTGTCCGGAGCTGCAGGCCGGCCTTTGCCTGGATTCGCAGCAGGAGCTCGAAGCCGGGGCTGAACCGGCGGCAGACGGCGGCCCGGCGGCCCGTGAAGCGAAGCTGACTCCCGCTGAAGCAGGAGACTCAGCTTCGCAGCCGGAGCTGAGGGACCACAGGGGGGCCGGGGAGGCCCATGCCGCCCTGACGGCCGGCCCCCGCGACCTCGCCTACGTGATCTATACCTCGGGTACGACGGGCGAGCCCAAGGGCGTGATGGTCGAGCACCGCAGCCTTGTCAATCTGGCGCAGTGGCATATCCGGCACTTCGCCCTGAACGCGGAAGACCGGTGCCTGCTCTATGCGGGCTTCGGGTTCGATGCGGCCGTATGGGAGCTGTTCCCGCCGCTGCTGGCCGGCGCTTCGCTCTATCCGCTGCCGGAGCGGCTGCGGCTCGACCTTGCGGGAATGCGGCAGTTCATGGAAGAGCAGGGGATCACCCAAGCCTTCCTGCCGACCGCGATCGCCGAACCGTTCCTGGAGGAGCCGGCCCCCCGGCAGCTCAGGCTGCTTCTGACGGGAGGGGACCGGCTGAAGCGGGTCCGTCCGGTACCCTATGCGCTGCACAACAACTACGGACCGACAGAGAATACGGTGGTCGCCGCAAGCTGCCGGGTGGAGGCGGGGGACGGACCGATTCCGATCGGCCGCCCGATTGACGGGGTCCGCGCTTATGTGCTCGACGCGGAAGGCCGGCTGCTTCCGGCCGGGGCACCGGGGGAGCTGTGCATCGCCGGGGCCGGCCTTGCCCGCGGCTACTGGCGAGACCCGGAGCAGACGGCGCTCCGCTTCGTACCGGACCCGTTCGTCCCCGGCGGGACCATGTACCGCTCCGGTGACCGGGTGCGGTGGCGGTCGGACGGCACGCTGGAGTTCCTGGGCCGCACGGACGCCCAGCTGAAGATCAGGGGCCACCGGATCGAGCCGGGCGAGATCGAAGCCCGCCTGCTTCTGCTGCCCGCCGTGCGGGAAGCCGCTGTGGTCGCCAAGGAGGAGGGCGCAGGCAGCCCCGAGCTGTGGGCCTATTATACCTGCAGCGGGGAAGCGCCCGGGCCCGTGGAGCTGAAGCGGCATCTGGCGGCGGCCCTGCCCGGATCCATGGTGCCCTCCCGGTTCGTCCGGCTTCTCCGGCTGCCGCTTACGCCGAACGGCAAGGTGGACCGGAAGGCCCTGGCCCTCCGGCAGGATGACGTCCCGCAGGACACCGCCTTTGCGCCTCCCCGCACGGAGATGGAGGCCAAGCTGGCCGCCCTGTGGCAGGAGGTGCTGGGGGGGCCGGCCGCGGGCATCCACGACAGCTTCTTCGAGCGGGGAGGGGACTCGATCAAGGCCATCCAGCTGGCGGCCAGGCTGCACAAGGAGCGCCTGCGGCTGGACGTCCGGGATCTGTTCCGCTATCCGGTACTGGCCGAGCTGGCCGAGGCCATCACGCCGCTGGACGGCTCCCCGGGCCAGTCCCCGCCGCAGAAGCCGGCATCGATCGAACAACACCTCTCGAAAGAAGAGTTCGCAACGTGGCTCAGCGAGCTGCGGGGGGGGCATCCCGGAGCCGGGATCGCAGCACTCTATCCCTTGACCCCGCTGCAGGAGGGGATGCTGTTCCACGCGGAGTACCATCCGCAGAACGAGGCGTATTTCGAGCAGCTGAGGCTGTCTCTTCAGGGGCCGCTGGACCTGGAACGGTTCCGGCTTGGCGCGTCCAGGCTGGCCGGACGGCACGATATTCTGCGGACCGTGTTCCGCCGCACCCGGGCGGGACGTCCGCTGCAGGCGGTGCTGGACGGCTGGGACGTGCCGGTTCGCTATGAGGACCTGCGGGAACTGCCGCGGGAGGAGCAGGGGCGGATGGCCGACATCCTCTGCAAGGAAGACCGGCGGCTCGGCTTTGACCTGGCGCATACCCCCGCGCTGCGCTTCACCGTGCTGCACACCGGCGAACAAACGTGGGAGGTGGTGTGGAGCTACCACCACATCCTGCTGGACGGCTGGTGTCTCGGCATCCTGATGCGGGAGTTCATGCAGCTGTACACGACACCCGAGAGGGCGCTGCCTCCGGCGGTACCTTACAGCGATTTCATCCGCTGGCTGGAAGAGCGGAACCGGGACGAGGCCGCCCGGTATTGGACGGGCGTGCTAGAAGGATGCGATGGGCCGACGCCGGTGCCATCGCTTAAGGAAGGGAGAGCGAAGGAAGCCGGAGGGGTCTACCGGCACCGGCTCCACGAATTCACGCCGGACCCCGTGCTGACGGAGAGGCTGAAGACGGCCGCCGCGACCTGCAGGACCACGCTCAACCATGTCATCCAAGCGGCCTGGGCTATCCTGCTCGCCAAGTATAATCATACGAAGGACGTCATCTTCGGAACAGTCGTCTCGGGGCGTCCGGCGGGTCTGCCGGGAGTGGAAGCGATGGTCGGTCTGTTCATTAACACCATCCCCGTGCGGGTGCGGTTCGATGAGGTCCGGACACTGCAGCAGCTGCTGCAGCGGATGACCCTGTCCGCCCTGGACGCCGCCGCGTATGACTGGTATCCGCTGGCCGGAATGAACGGAGGCACGGGAGCTTCGCTGGTATCGCACCTCTGCGTCTTCGAGAATTACCCGCTGTCCTCCGGGCTCTCCGGGATGGATCGCGGGGGGGTGACCGCGGTCGGGGCCGAGCTCTTCGAGCAGACGAGCTATGATTTCAATCTCATTGTGCTGCCGCACGAGGGACTGCGCTTCAAGCTTTCGTACAATACCGAAGTGTATGATGCGGAGGAGATGTGGAGGATCGAAGGCCACCTGCTGCGCCTCCTGGAGCACATGGCCGCCGATCCCGAAGCGGAGCTGGGGCAGCTCGAGATCCTGCCGCCGGCCGAGTTCGAAGAGGCGGTCGTCAGCCTCAACCGGACGGCGGCCGCTTATCCCGACGGGGAGACGCTCATCAGCCTGTTCGAGACGCAGGCGCAGCAGGGTCCGGAGCGAACGGCCCTGCTTCATGGAGAGACTTCGGTCACCTACGGCCGGCTGAATGCTCAAGGCGATGCGGCGGCCGGGGCGCTGATCGAAGCGGGCGTGATGCCCGGTGACCGGGTCGCCCTGATCGCGTCCAGAGGACTGCCGATGATCTCCGGCCTGCTGGGCATCCTGAAGGCCGGTGCCGCTTACGTACCGATCGACCCGGAGTATCCGGCGAAGCGGCAGGCGCATCTGGCTCGTCACGCAGAGGCACGTGCGATTCTGACGGACATGCGGCTGCCGTTCGAGCCGGACTCCACCGTAACCGTCATCCGACTGGATGGGGTCTCGGGTGACCGGGAAGGGGAGAGGGCTGCAGCTCTGCGACGCAGCCTTTCCTGCGCCCCCGACGACCTGGCCTACATCATCTACACGTCCGGATCGACAGGAGAGCCGAAGGGAGTGCGGATCCTGCACCGTTCAGCCGTCAATCTGATTCACTGGGTCAACTCGACCTATAGAGTCGGTCCCGAAGACCGGCTCCTGTGGGTGACCTCCCTGAGCTTCGATCTGTCGGTCTATGACCTCTTCGGCATGCTGGCCGCCGGAGGCTCGGTCGTCATCGCGGAAAAGGAAGAGGTGCAGGACCCCCGTAGGCTGTGGAGGCTGATGACCGAGCAGGGCATCACCTTCTGGGATTCCGTGCCGACGACGATGCACTATCTCGTCCAGTCCCTCGAGGAAGCCGGCGGTGCCGCTCCTTATTCGCTGCTGCGGCTGGTCTTTCTCAGCGGAGACTGGATTCCCGTCTCTCTGCGGCGCAGGCTCCGCGCCTTCTTCCCAGAGGCCCGGACCATCGGCCTTGGCGGCGCGACCGAAGCGGCCGTCTGGTCGAACTGCCACGAGATCGGCGAGTCGGACGAGAAGCTGCGCAGCATCCCCTACGGCAGGCCGATCGCCAACAACCGCTACTATGTGCTCGACGGCTTCGGCCGGCCGGCGCCTCCGGGCGTACCGGGCGAGCTCTATATCGGAGGCATCGGCGTTGCCGACGGTTACATGAACGACGGGGAGCGGACGGCCGCCGCTTTCGTGCCCGATCCGTTCCTGGGGGCTGCGGGCAGCATAGGCACCCGAATGTACCGCACGGGAGACCTGGGCCGGCTGCGCCCGGACGGAACGCTGGAATTCCTCGGCCGCAAGGACGGGCAGGCCAAGGTGCGCGGGTACCGGATCGAGCCCGGGGAGATCGAGCAGGCGCTGCTGCAGCTGGAGGCGGTACGCGAAGCGGTCGTGGTCACCCGCCGGGCGGAAGCCGGTCACGTACAGCTGTGTGCCTACTATACCGCGGAGCGGGCGGTGGCTGCCTCCGAGGCGAAGCGGCATCTGGCCCGGATGCTGCCCGCGTATATGGTGCCGGAGCTGCTCATGCAGCTGGAATCGCTGCCGCTGTCGGCCAACGGCAAGATCGACCGGCGGGCCCTGCCGGCGCCGCAGCCCGCCGCGGATGGGTTCACCGAGCCGAAGACACCGAGCGAAGCCCGGCTGGCCGCCATCTGGCGTGATCTGCTGAAGGTGGAGCAGATCGATGTCCGCGCGGATTTTTTCCAGATCGGCGGCCATTCGCTGCTCGCTGCCGCCCTGTCGGCACGGATCGCCGAGAGGTTCGGCGTGGAGGTGCCGCTGCACCTGATCTTCCGCCAGCGAACACTGGGGGAGCTGGCCGGCGGACTGGATGCCCTGCAGCAGCTGCAGGGCGGGGCCGAAGAGTCGGTCACGCGGCTGAACGGGGAAGGGGATGGCGAAGCACCGAAGGTCTTCTGCTTCCCGCCCGTGGCCGGATACGGATTCGAGTACCGCGCTCTGGCCGAGAAGCTGCCGGCCTACGCCTGGTATGCGTTCGACTTCCTCCCCGAAGCGGAGGAGGACGAACACCGCGCGGCCGCTTATGCCGCACGGATCCGCCGGCTGCAGCCCGAAGGGCCGTATGTGCTGCTGGGCTATTCCGCCGGGGGCTGCCTGGCCTATGAGACCGCCGCGGCACTGGAGGCCGAAGGGGCGGAAGTCGCCGGCCTGCTGATTCTCGATGCGGAGCGCAGAACCCGCCTCGACCCGGTTCCGGATGCGGAGCTGTTCCGGGATACGGAAGAGCAGCTGGCGGCTGCGGAGGAACGCTACGGGGGACTGCTCTCCGTCCCTTCCGTCAGGCGGGAGGCGCAGGCGCGGATGTACGCCTACCGGCGCTATCTTCACCGGACGGTGAACGGCGCTGCGCTGCAGGCCCCGGTTCACCTGCTGCTCGCGGAAGGCTCGGAGGTGCTGCCATCATGGAGCGGAAGGGAAGCCGGACCGCTCACCGCATACCAGGGAAGCGGCACCCACATGGAGATGCTGGAAGATCCGGCCCTCACGTCTAATGCAAGGCTGCTTGGGGAGATTCTCGAGGCCGCGATCTCATCCGTGCTCATCTGA